The Desulfuribacillus stibiiarsenatis genomic sequence GGGGAGAGGATGGTTGGCTTTCTATTAGAGATGGCACAAGTCAGTTATCGTTTAGCGGATGAGAAGGGCACATATCCTGACTTACAAGATAATGTTCTACAGTTACAACGGCTAGCGAACAACATTAAGGTGCAAATGGACATGCTGCATGGGTATGAAGAGAATAACGCACAGCAATTAAAGATTTGGCAAGAACATTTAGTGGAAATCGATAAGCTATTATTAGACAAGCCGAGTGCAGAGTTAGGATGGAAGCTACAGCATCACCTAATGGAATTAATCGAACAATTGTAGAAAAAATAAAAAAATAGTTCTAAACGGAATCTTCCTCCATATAATTACCATAAGTAGACAAGCTATGGGGGGAGATTTTTATTATGAAAACTCGTTGGTTACCAATTGTGGGAACATCGCTTTTAGCTAGTGCTTGTGGTATCTTACTCGGAATGCTAGTCTTATCGTTAATGACGAATACAAGTGTACAAGCTGACCATAATATTACTACGAGTGCTACTGAAATGCCGAAGGTTGTACAAGCATCGCAAGTCAATGATAAACAGCCAGAAAACCTTGAGAAACAAAACCTTGAGAAACAAACCGAAAGTATGCCACCCAATAACCCATTGGTAGCTTCGCAGGATATACTGGTAGACTCCAAAGTCCCAGGTAATACAGTAATAGCTTTAAAAAGCCCTGAGTATCAAACGAAAATCGTTGCATTCCCTGCAACAGAACTATTTTTCGTACAAGCAGGCGTGTTCAACGATGGGAAGTTTGCGCAGCCAATTGCAAATCAGTTCTCTAACAAAAATATAAAAGCTGTGCTAATTGCAGAAAAGCCAACGCGACTAATGGTGGCTACAGCGTTAACACGCAAACAATCGGATTTGATGGCTAAGCAACTAGCGGATGTTGGGGCAGAGCTCTATGTGAAAGACTTAGAAATAACTCCGAAACCCACCACCATTCATTTTATAATAAAAGAAACGGTATTACAGGACGAGAAAAGTAAAGTAATCACGGAAGAAATGTTGGCACGTACATATCAGCAATATGTGAAAGAGATTACAACCGTGAGTCACGAACTTGTCATGGGAAGAAAAATAGGGGTACAAGGTCTACTGGACACAACCAATGAGCTACAGGCACATGTAGAGGAATTACTAGCGTACCCTGGTAATGAGAAAAACGAAATCCTGGTACAATGGAATGAACACACGAAAGCTACAGCTCAACTACTGACAGGACAGGCAAAAGAAAAGTCACTTGGGTGGAAGTTGCAAGAGCAAGCATTACTGATGTTCAAAAACTTTAAAGTTTCGTAGTGACTAGTTCTATACATGAACTTTTATACGTGACTAGTTCTATACGCTAGAATTTGAGAAATAGTACTAATTGATTGTTGTAGAGAGTCCTTTGTTTTGTTACACTATGAATGATGTGTAACAATGAAGGACTTTTTTTACTACTGTTTGGAAATGTGAGGATGAGACATGGCAAGAGCCCAGCAATCTAAGTTAGTATTAGTCATAGTATTAGTCATAGGGTTACTACTAGGGAGTATTATTGGAGATATTTTAGGAAAACTAGGAGTACCATACATATCTGAATCGAAAGAGGTTCGCTGGCACCCGGCTGGTGATTTTCTCATTCTCATCTGGGATGTGGATTTGGCTGTGCGCGTGAATTTAGCCAGTGTGCTAGGACTAGCTCTTGCATTTTGGATTTTCCGAAAGTTGTAATATAATACAACAAACATTACAAGTTCAGTAGAAGGGAATTTTCTATGAATAAGAAAATAATCTTAGCATCCCAGTCTCCTAGGCGAAAGGAATTGTTACAGGGGTTGGGATTATCTTTTATTGTCATTTCTAGTTCTGTCGATGAAGAGGAAGCTGTTCTAACACTCAATCCTCAATCACCGGAAGCGTTAGTTCGTATGCTGAGTGATATTAAAGTTCAGGACGTTGCAAAGCATCAGCACGAAGGTATTATTATAGGCGCTGATACGATCGTTGTCTTAGGAAATCAGATACTGGGGAAACCAAAAGATGAAGCGGATGCGCGTAACATGCTGAAACAATTATCCGGTAACACCCATTTAGTGATTTCAGGAGTAACGATTATGGATGTGGTATCTCAGCAAAAAGAGACTTTCCACGTAAATACGGAAGTTGATTTCAAAACAATCTCTGAATCTGAACTGGCTGGATATTTACGGATTGCGAATTATATGGACAAGGCTGGTAGCTATGCGGTTCAGGAGCATGGCGCGCTATTTGTGACAGGAATTAGAGGCTGTTTTTATAATGTTGTAGGGTTACCTATCTATCAAACGGGACAAACTCTAAAAAAGTTTGGCATTGATATCTTGGGAAATCCAGAACTCGTGTGAAATATAATACCCGTTTGGAGGTTTCGTTATGAAAAAAGCTGTCGTTAAGGAGACATATATGCTTCGAGACCTACCACCAGAAGAACGACCAAGAGAAAGAATGATTCATCATGGCCCAGAGACTATGACGAATGCTGATTTATTAGCAATTATTCTGCGCACTGGCTCTACTAATGTATCTGTGCAACATTTGTCAGAACAAGTATTGAGCCATTTTGACGGATTGCATGGCTTACTCCAATCCACCGTTGAGGAAATCACAGCAATCAAAGGGATTGGGCCAGCCAAAGCAGTTCAAATAATGGCTGCAATTGAGCTTGGTAGACGCATTGCTAGGCATAAAAAGGGAGATACTTATACTATACGGACACCAGAAGACGGAGCGAACTATATTATGGACGAACTCCGACATTTGCAACAAGAGGTATTTGTTACGTTGTATCTCAATACGAAGAATCAAGTGCTTAGTCATGAACGGATTACCACAGGTAGTTTGAATTCATCAATTGTTCACCCTAGAGAAATATTTAAAGGGGCACTTAAGAGAAGCTGTGCCTCTATCATTTGCATACACAACCATCCGAGTGGCGATCCTTCACCGAGTAGGGAAGACATTGAAGTAACGAAACGATTAGTAAGCGCAGGAGAGATTCTAGGCATAGAAGTTTTAGATCATATTATTATTGGAGACAATACCTATTATAGTTTGAAAGAAAAAGGACATATGTAAGATACGTGGTGCACATGAAGGGAGAAAATATATAATGTTTGGTTTTACTAGGGATATGGGTATCGATTTAGGAACAGCGAATACGCTGGTATATGCGAAAGGACAAGGGATCATTTTAAATGAGCCGTCTGTAGTAGCAATGAGAACAGATTCTAAGCAAATTGAAGCTGTTGGTGAAGCAGCGAAAAATATGATTGGACGTACGCCAGGAAATATCGTGGCAATCCGCCCTATGAGAGATGGAGTTATTGCTGATTTCGAGACAACGGCGACGATGCTTCGCTATTTCATAAAGAAGGCGAATAAGTCACAAGGGTTTTTGTCTCGTAAGCCTAGGGTTATGGTTTGTGTGCCTTCAGGTATTACAGCTGTAGAGAAACGCGCTGTCGAAGATGCGACGTTACAAGCGGGTGCACGTGAAGCGTATACGATTGAGGAACCAATGGCGGCAGCGATTGGTGCTGGATTACCTGTTCACGAACCGACGGGGAGTATGGTAGTAGACATCGGTGGGGGAACTACAGAAGTTGCTATTATCTCGCTAGGCGGTATTGTAACGAGCCGTTCTATTCGCGTTGCTGGTGACGAGATGGATGAAGCGATTATTCAGTACATTAAAAGAGAATATAACCTTATGATTGGTGAGAGAACAGCAGAACAGATGAAAATGAGCATTGGTTCTGCAATCGTTCCTGATGATAACGAAACAATGAATGTGCGTGGTAGAGATTTAGTCAGTGGCCTACCAAAGACTTTAGAAATTTCTGCATCAGAGATATGTGAAGCTTTATCTGATACGGTATTTAGTATCGTGGAGGCAGTAAAGGTAACTTTGGAGAAAAGTCCACCAGAGCTTGCAGCTGATATTATTGACCGTGGTATTGTTATGACGGGTGGCGGCGCATTACTGAAAAATCTAGATCGACTGCTTTCTAAGGAAACTGGAATTCCAGTGCTTGTGGCGGAAGATGCTTTAGATTGCGTAGCGATTGGTACAGGTAAAGCGTTAGAAAATATACACTTATATAGTGCGAAATCAGGACTCCTAAGTAGATAAAGAAAACTTAGTTCAGCTGGAGTATTAACTCCAGCTGAACTCTAGTTGCACTTATTTCGAAGCTTGGCGGCACTTATAAAAGTGGGAGTATTAGTAAACGCCGCTGAGTTAAAAAGATTGGTTGGGGTGTAAAGAGTGGATAACTGGTTTGGCAACCGTCGGTGGTTATTTATATTTGTATCAATTATAATTCTCGCCCTTGTGATGAGCATGACGATTAAAGAACGAGAGAATATTACTTGGGTAGAACGAGCAGTGATTGATGCATCAGCATTTGTACAAAAATTATTTTATAAGCCCGCTAACGCAGTAGTGGGCTTATTTGACGATATTCGAAAAATGCGACAGCTTTATTCAGAGAATAAAAGAATGACGGAAGCCTTGAGTCATATGGAATATATTCAGGCCGAATTGCGAATCGTAAATGAAGAGAATAAAAGGATTCGTGAATTACTAGATTTTAAAGAAACGATTCGAGACTTTGATGTCATTGCTGCCAATGTGGTTGGCCGTAGTCCAGTCCGTTGGGATAATATAATTACTATTGATCGTGGGCGAAAGCATGGCATAGAGAGAAATATGGCAGTCATCAACGAACAAGGGTTAATAGGCAAAGTTTATACCGTATCGAATTATAGCGCTAAAGTATTATTGATGACGGACAGTCACGCACCATCGGGAATATCCGCTTTAATCCTGGGGAAAGAAGAGAGCTTTGGTGTGATTGAGGAATATGCACCTCAGCATGGGTATTTACTGATGAGTATGATTAAGCCTGATGTAACTGTCGAAAAAGGAGATTTAGTCGTAACTTCTGGATATGGGGAAGTATTTCCCAAAGGATTAGTCATCGGCACTGTACAGGCGGGTCGTAAGTCGGAAGGTGGTCTGACGCAGAGCATTTATGTCGAACCAGCAGCACTTACCAACAACCTGCATGAAGTGTTGGTAATTAAAAGAAGTCTAATGATAGATCAAGATTTTCATGATACAATAGAAGAGGCGAATGAAGGACAACCGCCGGCTGGGGGGATTGGTTCTTAGTGTATTACCTAGCGATTGGCGGACTTATGTTACTAATGGTTTTTATTCAATCCACGGTTTTATCGATTGTATTTCCAATATTCACTGCTACTAACAGCTTTAGTGTGCCGAACTTGGCCATTATTGTTCTTACCTTTATTTGCCTTTTCCGAAATGACAAGAACATTGTATATGTTGCATTTATTGTGGGCTTCTTACAAGATATTGTATTTGGCTCTTATGTTGGTTTATATGCGTTTACGTACCCGTTCGTGGCATATTGGGCGAATATTACGTTTCGTATATTTATTGATCGGCATGTTGTAATTTTTATAGTTGCGGTCATATTGGCTTTCTTTACCTTCGAGTTTTTGGTATGGGGAATCAATAGTTTATTTGGTTTGATTGAAGTTTCATTTATGCAAGCCTTTGATCGATACTTCTGGGGAAGTGTCTTATTGGGTTCGGCACTTGCAGCAATCATTTACTCACCAATTATATTGTTCTTACAGAGAAGAGGGATAGTCATCCATGAATAAGGAAGAATCTCACGTTCCCCGTCGACTGAATTTTTTGTTCTTTGTCGTATTTATTTTTTTCGCTATATTGCTGTTACGTTTGGCTGGGGTTCAACTAGTAAAAGGGGCCGAATATTTACGATTATCGGAAAGTAATAGCACAACAATATTATCAATGCCTGCTCCAAGAGGCTGGATTAGTGACCGAAACGGTAATTTACTTGTTACCAATCGACCTGCTTTCGTAGTGACTTTTAGTGAAGTCACGAATCAAAAAATTAACCACGAAGACGTAGCGGAAAAGCTAGAGCATGTCCTAGAAGTACCTAAAGATGAAATCCTAAAGGCAATGGATGTTACGCCCCCAAGAAGATTGCCGCGCTTTCTTCCGCGACAGTTAAAGACGGATGTCGATGAAAAGGTAGTGGCATATATAACCGAGCATAAAGATGACTTGCCTGGGATTAATGTTGTGGTAGAGCCAATTCGTGAATATAAATATAACGATTTAGCTGTTCATGCGATAGGCTATATTAGCCCAATCCCTGAACATATGAGAGAACATTATCGTGACCTTGGATATCGCCTTGATGAAAGGGTTGGTATCGATGGTGTTGAGAAGCAGTATGAAGAATACTTACGCGGTAAAGCAGGAAAACGTACAGTAGAGGTCAATAGATTCTCACAACCAATAAAAGAAGTTGGGGTAGAAGCTGCGGTGCGCGGTGGTGACCTAAAGTTAACGATTGACATGCGCTTGCAGGCAGAAGCTCAGAAGATTATTGTCGAACAGCTAGAAATTCTGAGAACCCGTCCGAAGGATCCGATTCCAGGAGTGAATGAAGCAGTCGCAGTGGTGATGAACCCGATGACTGGTGAAATTCTTACATTAGCTAGCTATCCAAGCTATGATCCAAATGTTTTCACCCGTCGCTTGACGCAAGAGGATGTTGACTATTTATTCACTACTAAGGGGAACAAACCGCTATTAAACCGTGCAGTGGATGCAGCTTATGGGCCAGGTTCAACGGTGAAAATGGCAACAATCATGATGGGACTCCAAGAGGGAGTGATTACTCCCAATACGCAAATCTATGATAATGGTTCGATTCAAATCGGCACGTG encodes the following:
- a CDS encoding DUF4321 domain-containing protein; the protein is MARAQQSKLVLVIVLVIGLLLGSIIGDILGKLGVPYISESKEVRWHPAGDFLILIWDVDLAVRVNLASVLGLALAFWIFRKL
- the mrdA gene encoding penicillin-binding protein 2, with the protein product MNKEESHVPRRLNFLFFVVFIFFAILLLRLAGVQLVKGAEYLRLSESNSTTILSMPAPRGWISDRNGNLLVTNRPAFVVTFSEVTNQKINHEDVAEKLEHVLEVPKDEILKAMDVTPPRRLPRFLPRQLKTDVDEKVVAYITEHKDDLPGINVVVEPIREYKYNDLAVHAIGYISPIPEHMREHYRDLGYRLDERVGIDGVEKQYEEYLRGKAGKRTVEVNRFSQPIKEVGVEAAVRGGDLKLTIDMRLQAEAQKIIVEQLEILRTRPKDPIPGVNEAVAVVMNPMTGEILTLASYPSYDPNVFTRRLTQEDVDYLFTTKGNKPLLNRAVDAAYGPGSTVKMATIMMGLQEGVITPNTQIYDNGSIQIGTWTRPFRSWAWYRGGHGWNDPKQALQVSNNVYMYNIALWLSGYPNAKNMNWGHVRNVAPTLREKFKYDWQRNRDLPPTIELFKKYFSMFGLGVETGVDLPKDSKGWPMNVTEIGELAYTAIGQNMTLTAMQLAQYTSTIANGGERLAPYLVKEITDNSGNILFSRDKEVLNKVEVAPQYISIVQEGMLMVTKPGGTAYNTFRDFPVPVAAKTGTAETGVQGNTTATFVGYAPYQNPEIAIAVVVPNGGGGSDASGAIARRILDYYFQLKREP
- a CDS encoding Maf family protein, which produces MNKKIILASQSPRRKELLQGLGLSFIVISSSVDEEEAVLTLNPQSPEALVRMLSDIKVQDVAKHQHEGIIIGADTIVVLGNQILGKPKDEADARNMLKQLSGNTHLVISGVTIMDVVSQQKETFHVNTEVDFKTISESELAGYLRIANYMDKAGSYAVQEHGALFVTGIRGCFYNVVGLPIYQTGQTLKKFGIDILGNPELV
- the mreC gene encoding rod shape-determining protein MreC, with the translated sequence MDNWFGNRRWLFIFVSIIILALVMSMTIKERENITWVERAVIDASAFVQKLFYKPANAVVGLFDDIRKMRQLYSENKRMTEALSHMEYIQAELRIVNEENKRIRELLDFKETIRDFDVIAANVVGRSPVRWDNIITIDRGRKHGIERNMAVINEQGLIGKVYTVSNYSAKVLLMTDSHAPSGISALILGKEESFGVIEEYAPQHGYLLMSMIKPDVTVEKGDLVVTSGYGEVFPKGLVIGTVQAGRKSEGGLTQSIYVEPAALTNNLHEVLVIKRSLMIDQDFHDTIEEANEGQPPAGGIGS
- the radC gene encoding RadC family protein, yielding MKKAVVKETYMLRDLPPEERPRERMIHHGPETMTNADLLAIILRTGSTNVSVQHLSEQVLSHFDGLHGLLQSTVEEITAIKGIGPAKAVQIMAAIELGRRIARHKKGDTYTIRTPEDGANYIMDELRHLQQEVFVTLYLNTKNQVLSHERITTGSLNSSIVHPREIFKGALKRSCASIICIHNHPSGDPSPSREDIEVTKRLVSAGEILGIEVLDHIIIGDNTYYSLKEKGHM
- the mreD gene encoding rod shape-determining protein MreD, with protein sequence MYYLAIGGLMLLMVFIQSTVLSIVFPIFTATNSFSVPNLAIIVLTFICLFRNDKNIVYVAFIVGFLQDIVFGSYVGLYAFTYPFVAYWANITFRIFIDRHVVIFIVAVILAFFTFEFLVWGINSLFGLIEVSFMQAFDRYFWGSVLLGSALAAIIYSPIILFLQRRGIVIHE
- a CDS encoding rod shape-determining protein — protein: MMFGFTRDMGIDLGTANTLVYAKGQGIILNEPSVVAMRTDSKQIEAVGEAAKNMIGRTPGNIVAIRPMRDGVIADFETTATMLRYFIKKANKSQGFLSRKPRVMVCVPSGITAVEKRAVEDATLQAGAREAYTIEEPMAAAIGAGLPVHEPTGSMVVDIGGGTTEVAIISLGGIVTSRSIRVAGDEMDEAIIQYIKREYNLMIGERTAEQMKMSIGSAIVPDDNETMNVRGRDLVSGLPKTLEISASEICEALSDTVFSIVEAVKVTLEKSPPELAADIIDRGIVMTGGGALLKNLDRLLSKETGIPVLVAEDALDCVAIGTGKALENIHLYSAKSGLLSR